In Haematobia irritans isolate KBUSLIRL chromosome 1, ASM5000362v1, whole genome shotgun sequence, a genomic segment contains:
- the LOC142219632 gene encoding carbonic anhydrase 2-like isoform X3 — protein sequence MKIFPVQLVVAVGFILIMAKGINSQWTHQDQAKWYDNYPECSLRQQSPIEINDNEVIKAYFMLPIKFQHYSTPCPKAARLTNTGHTVETVLSTECPKPQITGGPLLHGNSYEVEGFHFHWGSQNMHGSEHIVNGKRYSMEAHIVHRNVKYPTVEEARKHSDGLAVLAIFYEVQKNSNRGLVGLKRFVKALNEVKRFNSTTKLRDFRLTDLMGDIKTNQFYTYQGSLTTPPCSQAVTWIIFPKVLHINLTQMKPFRQLSNARGGALVNNYRFLQPKGRRDIYLRLDNLTMVINDEMPPRPTPGPYDDYEIRYDW from the exons ATGAAAATCTTTCCAGTTCAGTTGGTGGTGGCCGttggttttattttgattatggCTAAAG GTATCAATTCCCAATGGACCCACCAGGATCAGGCGAAATGGTATGACAATTATCCGGAATGCAGTTTGCGCCAGCAGTCTCCCATTGAAATTAATGACAATGAA gtTATTAAAGCCTACTTCATgttaccaataaaatttcagcaTTATAGTACACCATGCCCTAAGGCAGCTCGCCTTACGAATACTGGCCACACAGTGGAAACAGTTCTCTCCACTGAATGCCCAAAGCCCCAGATAACCGGAGGCCCATTGCTTCATGGCAACAGTTATGAAGTTGAAGGATTTCATTTCCACTGGGGTTCACAAAATATGCATGGCTCCGAGCATATTGTAAATGGCAAACGTTATTCCATGGAAGCGCATATTGTACATCGAAATGTCAAATATCCCACGGTAGAAGAGGCCCGAAAGCACTCAGATGGTTTGGCTGTATTGGCCATTTTCTATGAAGTTCAG AAGAATTCCAACAGAGGCCTTGTGGGATTAAAACGTTTCGTTAAGGCTTTGAACGAGGTGAAGAGATTTAATTCCACCACAAAATTAAGAGATTTTCGTTTGACTGACCTAATGGGCGATATcaaaacaaatcaattttatacCTATCAAGGCTCACTGACAACTCCACCATGTTCACAGGCTGTCACCTGGATTATATTTCccaaagttttgcatataaatctAACTCAAATGAAACCATTTCGTCAACTCTCTAATGCACGAGGAGGAGCTCTTGTCAATAATTATCGTTTTCTACAACCTAAGGGAAGGAGGGACATTTATCTCAGACTTGATAATTTGACTATGGTCATAAACGATGAAATGCCACCAAGACCTACGCCAGGACCATACGATGATTATGAAATACGATATGATTGgtga
- the LOC142219632 gene encoding carbonic anhydrase 2-like isoform X1: MKIFPVQLVVAVGFILIMAKGNSRGINSQWTHQDQAKWYDNYPECSLRQQSPIEINDNEVIKAYFMLPIKFQHYSTPCPKAARLTNTGHTVETVLSTECPKPQITGGPLLHGNSYEVEGFHFHWGSQNMHGSEHIVNGKRYSMEAHIVHRNVKYPTVEEARKHSDGLAVLAIFYEVQKNSNRGLVGLKRFVKALNEVKRFNSTTKLRDFRLTDLMGDIKTNQFYTYQGSLTTPPCSQAVTWIIFPKVLHINLTQMKPFRQLSNARGGALVNNYRFLQPKGRRDIYLRLDNLTMVINDEMPPRPTPGPYDDYEIRYDW; this comes from the exons ATGAAAATCTTTCCAGTTCAGTTGGTGGTGGCCGttggttttattttgattatggCTAAAGGTAACTCGAGAg GTATCAATTCCCAATGGACCCACCAGGATCAGGCGAAATGGTATGACAATTATCCGGAATGCAGTTTGCGCCAGCAGTCTCCCATTGAAATTAATGACAATGAA gtTATTAAAGCCTACTTCATgttaccaataaaatttcagcaTTATAGTACACCATGCCCTAAGGCAGCTCGCCTTACGAATACTGGCCACACAGTGGAAACAGTTCTCTCCACTGAATGCCCAAAGCCCCAGATAACCGGAGGCCCATTGCTTCATGGCAACAGTTATGAAGTTGAAGGATTTCATTTCCACTGGGGTTCACAAAATATGCATGGCTCCGAGCATATTGTAAATGGCAAACGTTATTCCATGGAAGCGCATATTGTACATCGAAATGTCAAATATCCCACGGTAGAAGAGGCCCGAAAGCACTCAGATGGTTTGGCTGTATTGGCCATTTTCTATGAAGTTCAG AAGAATTCCAACAGAGGCCTTGTGGGATTAAAACGTTTCGTTAAGGCTTTGAACGAGGTGAAGAGATTTAATTCCACCACAAAATTAAGAGATTTTCGTTTGACTGACCTAATGGGCGATATcaaaacaaatcaattttatacCTATCAAGGCTCACTGACAACTCCACCATGTTCACAGGCTGTCACCTGGATTATATTTCccaaagttttgcatataaatctAACTCAAATGAAACCATTTCGTCAACTCTCTAATGCACGAGGAGGAGCTCTTGTCAATAATTATCGTTTTCTACAACCTAAGGGAAGGAGGGACATTTATCTCAGACTTGATAATTTGACTATGGTCATAAACGATGAAATGCCACCAAGACCTACGCCAGGACCATACGATGATTATGAAATACGATATGATTGgtga
- the LOC142219632 gene encoding carbonic anhydrase 2-like isoform X2, with product MKIFPVQLVVAVGFILIMAKGNSRGINSQWTHQDQAKWYDNYPECSLRQQSPIEINDNEVIKAYFMLPIKFQHYSTPCPKAARLTNTGHTVETVLSTECPKPQITGGPLLHGNSYEVEGFHFHWGSQNMHGSEHIVNGKRYSMEAHIVHRNVKYPTVEEARKHSDGLAVLAIFYEVQNSNRGLVGLKRFVKALNEVKRFNSTTKLRDFRLTDLMGDIKTNQFYTYQGSLTTPPCSQAVTWIIFPKVLHINLTQMKPFRQLSNARGGALVNNYRFLQPKGRRDIYLRLDNLTMVINDEMPPRPTPGPYDDYEIRYDW from the exons ATGAAAATCTTTCCAGTTCAGTTGGTGGTGGCCGttggttttattttgattatggCTAAAGGTAACTCGAGAg GTATCAATTCCCAATGGACCCACCAGGATCAGGCGAAATGGTATGACAATTATCCGGAATGCAGTTTGCGCCAGCAGTCTCCCATTGAAATTAATGACAATGAA gtTATTAAAGCCTACTTCATgttaccaataaaatttcagcaTTATAGTACACCATGCCCTAAGGCAGCTCGCCTTACGAATACTGGCCACACAGTGGAAACAGTTCTCTCCACTGAATGCCCAAAGCCCCAGATAACCGGAGGCCCATTGCTTCATGGCAACAGTTATGAAGTTGAAGGATTTCATTTCCACTGGGGTTCACAAAATATGCATGGCTCCGAGCATATTGTAAATGGCAAACGTTATTCCATGGAAGCGCATATTGTACATCGAAATGTCAAATATCCCACGGTAGAAGAGGCCCGAAAGCACTCAGATGGTTTGGCTGTATTGGCCATTTTCTATGAAGTTCAG AATTCCAACAGAGGCCTTGTGGGATTAAAACGTTTCGTTAAGGCTTTGAACGAGGTGAAGAGATTTAATTCCACCACAAAATTAAGAGATTTTCGTTTGACTGACCTAATGGGCGATATcaaaacaaatcaattttatacCTATCAAGGCTCACTGACAACTCCACCATGTTCACAGGCTGTCACCTGGATTATATTTCccaaagttttgcatataaatctAACTCAAATGAAACCATTTCGTCAACTCTCTAATGCACGAGGAGGAGCTCTTGTCAATAATTATCGTTTTCTACAACCTAAGGGAAGGAGGGACATTTATCTCAGACTTGATAATTTGACTATGGTCATAAACGATGAAATGCCACCAAGACCTACGCCAGGACCATACGATGATTATGAAATACGATATGATTGgtga